A stretch of Lathyrus oleraceus cultivar Zhongwan6 chromosome 6, CAAS_Psat_ZW6_1.0, whole genome shotgun sequence DNA encodes these proteins:
- the LOC127091189 gene encoding protein CHROMATIN REMODELING 8: MEEEQDRILLTTLGVKSANPEDIERRVLEKAGNGTGNVTEAEGNTEENQCSTLPETLDPLTTAKAELHQKLRAIEFEIGAVSSTIQRPRDVDKDGEGVDVDEENLEEGDDEGNGSELQRVLAADRLRSLEKTKAQLEKELSRFSKDSDPKSIERKKVIFSLVKEDRRPKKKLKDDKKLSKRPVKRFKTVSFDDDADFDAVLDAASTGFVETERDELVRKGIFTPFHKLKGFERRIQQPEALTSHNAAEQENGDHLVLSSVERAARSFSQAARARPTSKLLEPGELPKLDAPAVPFRRLKKPLQLPKPPDGEGDQNTDSKKKKRRPLPGRKWTKRVSSEDRQPEESENANGCLDTSSCESLEGHDVELSEHESSYVTLEGGLKIPENIFEALFDYQKVGVQWLWELHCQRAGGIIGDEMGLGKTIQVLSFLGALHFSGMYKPSIIVCPVTLLRQWKREAKKWYPKFHVELVHDSAHDLASEKKRAGSDGTDSESNSSSDNDYERSVPSRNPRKWETLINRVMRSESGLLITTYEQLRILGDQLLDFEWGYAVLDEGHKIKNPNAEVTLACKQLQTVHRIIMTGAPIQNKLSELWSLFDFVFPGKLGVLPVFEAEFAVPIAVGGYSNASPLQVSTAYRCAVVLRDLIMPYLLRRMKADVNAQLPKKTEHVLFCSLTSEQVSAYRAFLASTEVEEILDGGKNSLYGIDVMRKICNHPDLLEREHAFSDPDYGNPERSGKMKVVAQVLNVWKEQGHRVLLFTQTQQMLDIFEKYLTTSGHIYRRMDGLTPVKHRMALMDEFNASSDIFVFILTTKVGGLGTNLTGADRVIIFDPDWNPSTDMQARERAWRIGQKRDVTIYRLITRGTIEEKVYHRQIYKHFLTNKILKNPQQKRFFKARDMKDLFVLNVNEETGSTETSNIFGQIAEDVNIIGTHQDSQDNESSHTAELGSEDAAVGNDGKSHGGSSRGKGKEKVDKNGVGEEANILKSLFDANGIHSAMNHDLIMDAHDEEKMRLDEQASQVAQRAAEALRKSRMIRSNESVSVPTWTGRSGAAGAPSSVRRKFGSTVNPQLLNNSKASNESPSSGSNKFNGYAAGASSGKALSSAEILSKIRGNQEKAASVGLEHQFGMSSTSTNQSRDVRTSRAPENPSGFQPEVMIRKICTFFQQKGGSCSSSSIVQYFKDRIPSKDLALFKNMLKEIATLQKRSNGSYWVLRPDYQE; this comes from the exons ATGGAAGAAGAACAGGATCGAATTCTGCTTACTACTTTGGGCGTTAAATCTGCCAATCCTGAAGACATCGAACGCCGGGTTTTGGAAAAG GCTGGGAATGGTACAGGAAATGTTACTGAAGCTGAAGGGAACACTGAGGAAAACCAATGTTCTACTTTACCTGAAACCCTTGATCCGTTAACTACTGCTAAAGCTGAACTTCATCAGAAGTTGAGGGCAATtgaatttgaaattggtgcaGTTTCTTCCACTATTCAACGGCCGAGAGATGTTGATAAGGATGGAGAAGGCGTTGATGTTGACGAGGAGAATTTGGAGGAAGGGGATGATGAGGGGAATGGTTCTGAACTTCAGCGTGTTCTTGCGGCTGATAGGCTGAGAAGTCTTGAGAAAACGAAGGCGCAACTTGAGAAAGAGCTTTCTAGATTTTCTAAGGATAGTGATCCGAAAAGCATTGAGCGGAAAAAGGTCATATTTAGTTTAGTTAAGGAAGATCGAAGACCAAAGAAGAAGCTTAAAGATGATAAGAAATTAAGCAAAAGACCTGTGAAGCGGTTTAAGACGGTCTCGTTTGATGATGATGCTGATTTTGATGCTGTGCTGGATGCAGCCTCTACGGGCTTTGTAGAAACT GAAAGGGATGAATTGGTTAGAAAAGGAATTTTCACCCCTTTTCATAAGTTGAAGGGCTTTGAGCGCCGCATTCAACAACCTGAAGCATTAACTAGTCATAATGCTGCTGAGCAGGAAAATGGCGACCATCTTGTTTTGTCCAGTGTTGAAAGAGCTGCCAGATCATTTTCTCAGGCAGCAAGAGCTCGGCCAACTTCCAAGCTGCTTGAGCCTGGAGAGTTACCGAAGCTTGATGCACCCGCTGTTCCTTTTCGCAGACTCAAGAAACCACTACAATTGCCCAAACCTCCAGACGGTGAGGGGGATCAGAATACAGattcaaaaaagaaaaagaggCGACCTTTGCCTGGTAGGAAATGGACCAAACGCGTCTCTTCTGAGGATAGACAACCGGAAGAAAGTG AAAATGCAAATGGTTGCTTGGACACTTCCAGTTGTGAAAGTTTAGAAGGCCATGATGTTGAACTTTCTGAACACGAATCTTCTTATGTAACATTAGAAGGTGGGCTGAAAATTCCTGAGAACATATTTGAAGCTCTGTTTGACTATCAAAAGGTTGGTGTTCAATGGCTGTGGGAGCTGCACTGCCAAAGAGCTGGTGGAATTATTGGTGATGAGATGGGTCTTGGGAAAACCATACAAGTATTATCATTTCTGGGTGCATTGCATTTTAGTGGCATGTATAAACCCAGCATTATTGTCTGTCCTGTTACACTCCTGCGACAATGGAAAAGGGAAGCAAAAAAGTGGTATCCTAAATTCCATGTAGAACTTGTACACGATTCTGCTCATGATCTGGCTTCTGAAAAGAAGCGAGCTGGCTCCGATGGAACCGACTCTGAAAGCAATAGTTCAAGCGACAATGATTATGAGAGAAGTGTACCGTCTAGAAACCCAAGAAAGTGGGAAACCCTGATAAACCGTGTCATGAGATCAGAATCTGGATTACTCATCACCACTTATGAGCAGCTAAGGATACTGGGGGACCAGTTGCTTGACTTTGAATGGGGTTATGCAGTTCTTGATGAAGGGCATAAAATAAAGAATCCAAATGCAGAAGTTACCCTAGCTTGCAAACAGCTACAAACTGTACACCGCATCATTATGACTGGTGCACCTATTCAGAACAAACTGAGTGAGTTATGGTCGTTGTTTGATTTTGTTTTCCCTGGAAAATTGGGTGTTTTGCCTGTATTTGAAGCTGAGTTTGCAGTTCCTATAGCAGTTGGCGGATATTCAAATGCCTCTCCATTACAAGTATCCACAGCATACAG GTGTGCTGTTGTGCTGCGTGATTTAATTATGCCGTATCTTCTCCGACGAATGAAGGCCGATGTAAATGCCCAACTTCCTAAGAAAACTGAGCATGTTCTGTTTTGCAGCCTTACATCAGAGCAAGTATCTGCTTATAGAGCATTTTTAGCCAGCACAGAAGTGGAGGAAATATTGGATGGAGGCAAGAATTCGCTTTATGGAATTGATGTGATGCGCAAGATCTGCAACCACCCAGACCTACTTGAAAGGGAACATGCCTTCAGCGATCCAGATTATGGAAATCCAGAACGTAGTGGgaaaatgaaagttgtagctcAAGTGCTCAATGTTTGGAAGGAGCAGGGTCACCGCGTTCTTCTTTTTACTCAAACCCAACAAATGCTTGACATTTTTGAGAAATATTTGACCACTTCTGGTCATATTTACCGGAGAATGGACGGTCTCACTCCTGTAAAACATAGAATGGCTTTAATGGACGAGTTTAATGCCTCAAGTgatatttttgttttcattttaaCAACTAAAGTTGGGGGGTTGGGGACAAATCTTACTGGTGCAGATAGGGTGATCATCTTTGATCCTGATTGGAATCCTTCAACTGATATGCAG GCTAGAGAGCGTGCATGGAGAATTGGTCAGAAACGGGATGTGACAATATATAGGTTAATAACACGTGGAACTATAGAGGAGAAAGTGTATCATCGTCAGATTTACAAACATTTTCTTACCAATAAGATCTTGAAGAACCCACAGCAGAAAAGGTTCTTCAAAGCCCGAGATATGAAAGATCTTTTTGTATTGAATGTGAACGAAGAAACTGGTTCAACAGAAACGTCAAATATTTTTGGTCAAATAGCTGAAGATGTAAACATTATTGGGACACATCAAGATTCTCAGGATAATGAATCTAGTCATACTGCTGAATTGGGTTCCGAAGATGCTGCAGTTGGTAATGATGGCAAATCACACGGAGGATCTTCAAGAGGAAAAGGGAAAGAGAAGGTTGACAAAAACGGAGTTGGTGAAGAAGCGAATATATTGAAAAGTCTTTTTGATGCTAATGGGATACAT AGTGCCATGAATCATGATTTGATCATGGATGCCCATGATGAGGAGAAGATGAGACTTGACGAACAAGCTTCACAGGTTGCACAAAGAGCGGCAGAAGCTTTACGTAAGTCACGAATGATTCGAAGCAACGAAAGCGTCTCTGTTCCTACATGGACCGGAAGGTCAGGAGCTGCTGGTGCACCATCATCTGTTCGGCGGAAGTTTGGTTCAACTGTGAATCCCCAGTTGCTAAATAATAGCAAAGCATCTAATGAATCACCTAGCAGCGGATCTAACAAATTCAATGGATATGCTGCTGGGGCGTCTTCTGGTAAGGCATTATCTTCTGCTGAAATATTATCTAAAATTCGAGGTAATCAAGAAAAAGCCGCCAGTGTTGGGCTTGAGCATCAGTTTGGTATGTCGTCAACTTCCACGAATCAGTCAAGAGATGTTAGAACATCCAGGGCACCTGAAAATCCATCTGGGTTCCAACCTGAAGTAATGATTCGAAAAATCTGCACCTTTTTCCAACAGAAAGGTGGCAGCTGTAGTTCATCCAGCATAGTTCAGTATTTCAAGGACAGAATCCCGTCAAAAGATCTTGCCCTGTTCAAAAATATGTTAAAGGAAATAGCGACTCTGCAGAAAAGATCAAATGGTTCCTATTGGGTTTTGAGGCCAGACTATCAAGAATAG